The following proteins are encoded in a genomic region of Sesamum indicum cultivar Zhongzhi No. 13 linkage group LG8, S_indicum_v1.0, whole genome shotgun sequence:
- the LOC105167888 gene encoding protein NUCLEAR FUSION DEFECTIVE 6, chloroplastic/mitochondrial-like isoform X1, producing MATVAARSILRSASTSARSATARLKPTAAPSPFRVASEKPLSARIFRSPVGISSVSLVSMLPYHTATASSLLNSMLSVAPRGQAWSIEDCNDDV from the exons ATGGCAACCGTCGCCGCCAGGTCAATCCTGCGCTCCGCCAGCACATCCGCTCGCAGCGCCACCGCGAGACTCAAGCCTACGGCTGCTCCCTCTCCATTTCGAGTCGCATCTGAAAAACCGCTCTCCGCTCGCATTTTCAG GTCACCTGTGGGGATCAGCAGTGTTAGCTTGGTGTCAATGTTGCCGTACCACACTGCAACTGCCTCTTCGTTGCTAAATTCCATGCTCTCGGTTGCTCCTCGCGGTCAGGCTTGGAGTATTGAAG ATTGCAACGATGATGTATGA
- the LOC105167888 gene encoding protein NUCLEAR FUSION DEFECTIVE 6, chloroplastic/mitochondrial-like isoform X2, giving the protein MATVAARSILRSASTSARSATARLKPTAAPSPFRVASEKPLSARIFRSPVGISSVSLVSMLPYHTATASSLLNSMLSVAPRGQAWSIEGL; this is encoded by the exons ATGGCAACCGTCGCCGCCAGGTCAATCCTGCGCTCCGCCAGCACATCCGCTCGCAGCGCCACCGCGAGACTCAAGCCTACGGCTGCTCCCTCTCCATTTCGAGTCGCATCTGAAAAACCGCTCTCCGCTCGCATTTTCAG GTCACCTGTGGGGATCAGCAGTGTTAGCTTGGTGTCAATGTTGCCGTACCACACTGCAACTGCCTCTTCGTTGCTAAATTCCATGCTCTCGGTTGCTCCTCGCGGTCAGGCTTGGAGTATTGAAG GGTTGTGA
- the LOC105167889 gene encoding uncharacterized protein At4g28440-like, giving the protein MATKGPSSPTQHQQGGSAANKPGLRKPVFVKVDALKPGTTGHTLVVKVVNSNTVLNKKPRNPTFRGPQNQNTRIAECLVGDETGTILFTARNDQVELMKPGNTVILRNAKIDMFKGSMRLAVDKWGRVEVAEPANFVVKEDNNLSLVEYELVNVVEES; this is encoded by the exons ATGGCAACCAAGGGCCCGTCTTCGCCGACGCAGCATCAGCAAGGTGGCTCGGCCGCAAACAAGCCAGGGTTGAGAAAACCGGTATTCGTGAAAGTCGACGCTCTGAAGCCAGGAACCACTGGTCACACACTCGTAGTTAAAGTGGTAAACTCCAACACTGTTCTCAACAAGAAGCCCCGAAACCCGACCTTTCGTGGGCCTCAAAACCAGAACACAAGGATCGCCGAATGTCTTGTCGGCGACGAAACTGGGACTATTCTATTTACCGCTCGCAATGATCAAG TTGAGTTGATGAAGCCTGGTAATACCGTGATACTTAGGAATGCAAAGATCGACATGTTCAAGGGGTCCATGAGGCTGGCTGTGGATAAGTGGGGCCGTGTTGAGGTTGCTGAACCTGCAAATTTTGTGGTCAAAGAGGACAACAACCTGTCGCTAGTAGAGTATGAGTTGGTTAACGTCGTTGAAGAATCTTGA
- the LOC105167887 gene encoding uncharacterized protein LOC105167887 — protein MEGNETAKGWPLGLGNMTARIRVAAPPQPPLASRIFPSTISFTSFSSSNLDTESTASFFPDPSVPLGRLIGIRASGKVDPPEQPRETTSGRCRAGLRKGHENSQGHCAPLLHHVIRKIGRSGTTSNDCDD, from the exons ATGGAG GGCAATGAGACAGCTAAGGGATGGCCGCTTGGTCTTGGAAACATGACCGCCAGAATTAGAGTGGCAGCGCCACCACAACCTCCTCTCGCCTCTCGCATCTTCCCTTCCACCATCAGTTTCACCTCATTCTCTTCCTCCAATCTGGATACtgag TCCACAGCATCTTTCTTCCCAGACCCAAGTGTGCCGTTAGGCCGGCTAATTGGGATTAGGGCGTCTGGTAAGGTCGACCCGCCTGAACAGCCCCGGGAAACAACTAGCGGCAGGTGCCGTGCAGGATTACGCAAAGGCCATGAGAATTCGCAAGGACACTGTGCTCCCTTGCTGCATCATGTGATTAGGAAGATAGGCCGGAGTGGAACCACCTCTAATGACTGCGATGACTAA